A stretch of the Candidatus Margulisiibacteriota bacterium genome encodes the following:
- the bioD gene encoding dethiobiotin synthase: protein MNIFVTGTDTGAGKTVVCAALLSKLKNENPFYYKPIQTGAVYQNNSYISEDVETINKLTASNFSSETSCTYLLKEAVSPLQAAEKENLQIDINKIINQFHNLQKKHSTIIIEGAGGVYVPITSKLYMFDLICALNCPAIVVIKPGLGTINHTLMTFEVLKKCNIKILGFIVSDYPEETDLVTKENPVIIEKLSGIKCLGKVFHYVDIAQLSKNLSAGLNYFSDFYPGFP from the coding sequence ATGAACATTTTTGTAACCGGAACCGATACCGGCGCAGGCAAAACGGTCGTTTGCGCTGCTTTGCTAAGTAAATTAAAAAATGAAAACCCTTTCTACTACAAGCCGATACAAACCGGAGCCGTATATCAAAATAACAGCTATATTTCCGAAGATGTTGAAACCATAAACAAACTGACAGCCTCAAACTTCAGCTCCGAAACAAGCTGTACTTATTTATTAAAAGAAGCTGTGTCTCCATTGCAGGCCGCGGAAAAAGAAAACCTGCAAATCGATATCAACAAAATAATTAACCAGTTTCATAACCTGCAAAAAAAGCATTCAACAATAATCATTGAAGGTGCCGGTGGAGTGTATGTTCCGATAACTTCCAAACTATACATGTTTGACCTGATTTGCGCTTTGAATTGCCCTGCAATTGTAGTAATTAAGCCCGGACTGGGAACAATAAATCATACATTAATGACTTTTGAAGTTTTAAAAAAATGCAACATAAAAATACTCGGATTTATCGTATCTGATTATCCCGAGGAGACTGATCTGGTCACAAAAGAAAATCCTGTGATAATAGAAAAATTAAGCGGCATAAAATGTCTGGGCAAGGTCTTTCACTATGTGGATATAGCCCAGCTGTCCAAAAACTTGTCTGCGGGACTTAATTATTTCTCTGATTTTTATCCCGGCTTTCCGTAA
- the pyrH gene encoding UMP kinase: protein MKYKRVLLKLSGEAFLGSRKYGIDPQFLKYLAEELAFITKQKIQLAIVIGGGNIFRGLSASANGMNRVTADYMGMLATVMNALALQDALESIDVPSRVQTSFVIREVAEPFILRRAIRHLEKNRVVIFAGGTGNPYFTTDTAAVLRAVEIGADVILKATKVDGVYDKDPEEHSDAKMFKEISYMDVLQKDLRVMDSTAITLSKDNKIPMLVFNLNTKGNIIKVLLGEDIGTKIR from the coding sequence ATGAAATACAAACGCGTACTTCTTAAATTAAGTGGCGAAGCTTTTCTGGGTTCCAGAAAATACGGGATTGACCCTCAGTTTCTAAAATATCTGGCCGAAGAACTCGCCTTTATTACAAAACAAAAAATTCAGCTGGCTATAGTTATTGGCGGTGGCAATATTTTCAGAGGATTGAGCGCATCAGCCAACGGCATGAACCGGGTTACTGCCGATTATATGGGCATGCTGGCTACAGTAATGAATGCACTGGCACTGCAGGACGCCCTGGAATCAATTGATGTTCCCAGTCGTGTGCAAACTTCGTTTGTTATCCGCGAGGTTGCCGAACCCTTTATTCTGCGCCGGGCTATTCGACATCTGGAAAAAAACAGAGTGGTTATTTTTGCCGGAGGTACCGGTAATCCCTATTTTACCACGGATACGGCAGCTGTTTTACGTGCAGTGGAAATTGGGGCAGATGTGATTTTGAAAGCCACCAAGGTAGATGGTGTTTATGACAAGGACCCTGAAGAACACAGCGACGCAAAAATGTTTAAGGAAATCAGCTACATGGATGTTTTGCAAAAAGATTTAAGGGTTATGGATTCTACTGCAATTACATTAAGCAAAGATAATAAAATACCGATGCTGGTTTTTAATCTCAATACAAAGGGAAATATTATTAAAGTGCTGTTGGGCGAAGATATCGGTACAAAAATCCGTTAA
- the frr gene encoding ribosome recycling factor, translated as MKEFEEKLEKSLENLRQHFTTVRTGRANPDLLSKIKVDCYGSSLPVKQVASVNVHDSNALVITPFDRSTLGDIEKSLMKSDLGLNPVNDGHNLRLVFPPLTEERRKELDKIIKKMAEEGRIATRNIRRDFMDKMKKNKDLSEDEHKRIEHEIQKITDKYIGIIDSLLKTKEKEIMEI; from the coding sequence ATGAAGGAATTTGAAGAAAAACTCGAAAAAAGCCTGGAGAATTTGAGACAACACTTTACTACCGTTCGCACCGGCCGCGCCAATCCCGACCTGTTATCCAAAATAAAAGTTGATTGTTACGGCAGTAGTCTGCCTGTTAAGCAGGTTGCTTCTGTCAATGTACATGATAGTAATGCCCTGGTCATTACTCCTTTTGACCGCAGCACATTGGGTGACATCGAAAAAAGCCTGATGAAATCCGATCTTGGGCTAAACCCTGTGAATGACGGACATAACCTGAGACTGGTTTTCCCGCCATTAACCGAAGAAAGACGCAAGGAACTGGATAAAATCATTAAAAAAATGGCCGAAGAAGGACGAATTGCAACCAGAAATATCCGCAGGGATTTTATGGATAAGATGAAAAAAAACAAAGACCTTAGCGAAGACGAACATAAACGCATTGAACATGAAATTCAAAAAATAACGGACAAATACATCGGGATTATTGATTCGTTATTAAAAACTAAAGAAAAAGAGATTATGGAAATCTAA
- a CDS encoding isoprenyl transferase, whose translation MDAQTIPSHVAIIMDGNGRWAKKRGLPRTLGHKEGLKALKRTVKNAYSLGIRYLSVYVFSTENWKRPKDEVSFLLGILDSLLVKEVKELHKNEVRVRFVGDLNALPESTQKKIKWAHEHTDKNKKLQLNLLVNYGGRQEIIHAVKFLAKNPQKAITEENLRACMFDPQTPDPELIIRTGGEKRLSNFLLWQSAYSEFWFTKEFWPDFNKEHLQKALDDYSKRDRRFGGINA comes from the coding sequence ATGGATGCTCAAACTATACCTTCTCATGTGGCTATTATTATGGATGGTAACGGTCGCTGGGCAAAAAAGAGAGGGCTACCCAGAACCCTGGGACATAAAGAAGGCTTAAAAGCACTCAAGCGAACTGTCAAAAACGCCTATTCGCTTGGAATCCGCTATCTTTCAGTATATGTTTTTTCAACAGAAAACTGGAAAAGACCAAAAGATGAAGTAAGCTTCCTTCTTGGTATACTGGACTCCCTTCTGGTTAAGGAAGTTAAGGAGTTGCACAAAAATGAAGTCAGGGTCCGTTTTGTAGGAGACCTGAATGCGTTACCCGAATCCACGCAAAAAAAGATAAAATGGGCACATGAGCATACTGATAAAAACAAAAAACTACAGTTGAACCTTCTGGTAAACTATGGAGGCAGACAGGAAATAATTCACGCTGTAAAATTTTTGGCAAAAAATCCACAGAAAGCGATTACGGAAGAAAACCTGCGCGCATGCATGTTTGATCCTCAAACACCTGACCCGGAACTTATAATACGCACTGGAGGAGAAAAAAGGCTCAGCAACTTCCTGCTCTGGCAGTCTGCTTATTCAGAATTTTGGTTTACAAAAGAGTTCTGGCCGGATTTTAATAAAGAACATCTGCAGAAAGCGCTCGATGACTACTCCAAACGCGACAGACGGTTCGGAGGCATAAATGCGTAA